In Tenuifilum sp. 4138str, a single genomic region encodes these proteins:
- the recR gene encoding recombination mediator RecR, which yields MQTHTYPSKLLERAVEELAKLPGIGNRTALRLALHLLRQPQADVEQFLTAIGEMKTNIHFCSVCHNISDTDICSICSSPSRDKTTICVVETIKDVMSIENTMQYKGVYHVLGGVINPMEGIGPNDLTINSLVERLSTSEVNEVIMALSATTEGDTTNFFIYKKIKNFPVMVTTLARGVAFGNELEYTDEVTLGRALLNRVRFDNSFSVE from the coding sequence ATGCAAACCCATACATACCCATCAAAACTGCTGGAGAGAGCCGTTGAGGAATTGGCTAAGCTCCCCGGGATAGGGAATAGAACTGCGCTAAGGTTAGCCCTTCATTTACTTAGGCAGCCTCAAGCCGATGTTGAGCAATTCCTTACTGCTATTGGCGAAATGAAAACAAACATCCATTTCTGCTCAGTTTGTCACAATATTTCCGATACCGATATCTGTTCAATATGTTCATCGCCATCGCGCGATAAAACAACCATTTGTGTGGTTGAAACCATAAAGGATGTGATGAGCATTGAAAATACCATGCAGTACAAAGGTGTTTACCACGTGCTGGGGGGAGTAATAAACCCCATGGAGGGAATTGGCCCAAACGATTTAACCATTAACAGCTTGGTTGAAAGGCTGTCGACCAGCGAGGTAAATGAGGTGATAATGGCTTTAAGCGCCACAACCGAAGGCGATACCACCAACTTCTTCATCTACAAAAAGATTAAAAATTTCCCGGTAATGGTTACCACTCTTGCCCGAGGTGTGGCTTTTGGCAATGAGCTGGAGTATACCGACGAGGTCACCCTTGGCCGCGCCCTGCTTAACCGGGTAAGGTTTGACAATTCTTTCTCCGTGGAATAA
- a CDS encoding sodium:solute symporter gives MSTSLIIAVIIGYFLTLFVISYFTSRNSNNDTFFIGNRKSPWYLVSIAMIGTSISGVTFISVPGWVLTSQFSYMQMVLGYLLGYFVVANVLLPLYYRLNLKSIYTYLDARFGFYSYKTGAFLFLVSRVIGSAFRLFIVSNVLQLSIFNALGVPFWVTVSITVLLIWLYTRKGGVRTVLWTDSFQAIAMLTAVSLSVYYISSDLNLSLSGIVKAVSSSPLSRVWFFDDTNQRFYFWKQFLGGAFITIVMTGLDQDMMQKNLSCRNFKDARKNMYWYGFAFLPVNLIFLSLGVLLHTFAVQKGIPLPALSDDLFPTLATQGYLPQIVGVLFFLGLIAAAYSSADSALTALTTSFTIDVLNTKGMDEDRLRRVRQWVHVFISILMVLVIVVFNAFNDRSVIDAIFTIAGYTYGPLLGLYAFGLFTRFQVNDKLVPYIAVFSPLACYLLNKYSILLFNGYKFGFELLIVNGAIVFLLLLITRKQGVLVQKV, from the coding sequence ATGTCAACAAGCCTGATTATTGCTGTAATCATTGGATATTTCTTAACTCTCTTTGTGATTTCCTATTTCACTTCGCGCAATTCCAATAACGATACTTTTTTCATTGGTAACCGCAAATCGCCCTGGTATTTGGTATCCATTGCCATGATAGGAACCTCCATATCGGGTGTTACCTTCATTTCGGTTCCGGGATGGGTTTTAACCAGCCAATTTTCATACATGCAAATGGTATTGGGCTACCTGCTGGGGTATTTTGTTGTGGCAAACGTGCTCTTACCCCTCTACTACCGGTTAAATCTTAAATCGATATACACCTACTTGGATGCACGCTTTGGTTTTTACTCCTATAAAACCGGGGCATTCCTTTTCTTGGTTTCAAGGGTAATTGGTTCTGCATTCAGGTTATTCATTGTTTCGAATGTATTGCAGCTCTCAATCTTTAATGCTTTGGGCGTTCCTTTTTGGGTTACAGTGTCTATTACTGTTTTACTGATTTGGCTCTACACGCGCAAAGGCGGTGTGCGCACGGTGCTATGGACCGATTCATTTCAAGCCATTGCAATGTTAACAGCCGTTTCGCTTAGTGTTTACTATATTTCAAGCGATTTAAATCTCAGCCTTTCAGGCATTGTAAAGGCGGTAAGCAGCAGTCCGCTTTCCAGAGTCTGGTTTTTCGACGATACAAACCAGCGATTCTACTTCTGGAAACAGTTTCTTGGTGGCGCATTTATAACCATAGTAATGACAGGGCTTGACCAGGACATGATGCAGAAAAACCTTAGCTGTCGGAACTTCAAGGATGCCCGCAAAAACATGTACTGGTATGGTTTTGCATTTCTACCAGTAAACCTAATTTTTTTATCGCTTGGTGTGCTTTTGCACACTTTCGCTGTACAGAAGGGCATACCTCTTCCTGCACTGTCCGACGATTTGTTCCCTACCCTGGCCACTCAGGGATACCTGCCACAAATAGTTGGTGTTTTGTTCTTCCTGGGGTTAATTGCTGCCGCATACTCCAGCGCCGACTCAGCCTTAACCGCTTTAACCACATCGTTTACCATTGATGTCCTGAATACCAAAGGTATGGACGAGGATAGATTACGAAGGGTTAGGCAGTGGGTGCATGTTTTTATATCAATACTGATGGTACTTGTTATCGTTGTTTTTAATGCATTCAACGACCGCTCAGTGATTGATGCCATTTTTACTATAGCCGGATATACCTACGGCCCTCTACTTGGGCTGTATGCCTTTGGTCTGTTTACTCGTTTTCAGGTGAACGATAAACTTGTACCATATATTGCGGTTTTCTCCCCATTGGCTTGCTATCTCCTGAATAAATACTCTATCCTTCTGTTTAATGGCTACAAATTTGGGTTTGAACTTTTAATTGTGAATGGGGCAATTGTTTTTCTCCTATTGCTCATTACCCGTAAACAGGGAGTTCTTGTACAAAAGGTTTAG
- a CDS encoding tetratricopeptide repeat protein, protein MFKYCLTLIIAATISLFAVAQSNISDYIANGNQKIKEKDFKGALAEFKNALNVSPNDSLALNGIIRANTLLEDYKEAQRWIAIALEAYPNNPDFLFRRGIIQNLNGYHDKAIEDFESALGQNPNTSLKVQILLNKASAHFKIEQLSESLADYNKVVELDPRNFNAYNFRGLVNFRLGYYIDAVTDYTTAIDLDPTSPLPYYNRGMSLLKLNENQKACADFRKACQMGYMNSCKMVVAECGAR, encoded by the coding sequence ATGTTCAAGTATTGCTTAACCCTTATAATAGCTGCAACAATTTCGCTTTTTGCTGTTGCCCAATCCAACATTAGCGATTATATTGCCAACGGCAATCAAAAAATTAAGGAAAAGGATTTCAAGGGCGCCCTTGCTGAATTTAAGAATGCGCTCAACGTATCACCTAACGACTCCCTAGCTTTAAATGGAATTATAAGAGCAAATACCCTGCTCGAGGATTACAAGGAGGCTCAACGATGGATTGCCATTGCGCTTGAGGCATACCCCAACAATCCCGACTTCCTGTTTCGTAGGGGAATAATTCAGAACTTAAATGGTTACCACGATAAGGCTATTGAGGACTTTGAAAGCGCCCTCGGCCAAAACCCTAACACTTCGCTCAAGGTTCAAATCTTACTGAATAAGGCTTCGGCCCATTTTAAGATTGAACAGCTTTCAGAATCGCTAGCCGATTACAACAAAGTAGTGGAACTGGATCCGCGCAATTTTAATGCCTACAACTTCCGAGGGCTTGTTAACTTCAGGCTTGGCTACTATATCGATGCCGTTACCGATTACACAACCGCTATCGACCTCGACCCAACATCTCCTCTACCCTACTACAACAGGGGCATGAGCCTGCTTAAGCTGAATGAAAACCAAAAAGCCTGCGCCGATTTTCGTAAGGCATGCCAAATGGGGT